A single genomic interval of Lewinellaceae bacterium harbors:
- a CDS encoding DUF202 domain-containing protein translates to MPLKEELILRDTLAIDRTRLANQRTLLSFIRTGLYLIVTALGIYQFSKTSKFLWTVWILAALGAVTVVIGIINYLYMHKKVEKAYSD, encoded by the coding sequence ATGCCACTTAAAGAAGAACTGATCCTCCGGGATACACTGGCCATTGACCGTACGCGGTTGGCCAATCAACGTACATTATTGTCGTTTATCCGCACAGGCCTCTACCTGATCGTGACGGCACTGGGTATTTATCAGTTTAGCAAGACTTCCAAATTCCTCTGGACGGTCTGGATCCTTGCCGCTCTTGGCGCTGTCACGGTGGTGATCGGTATCATCAACTACCTGTATATGCACAAGAAAGTCGAGAAAGCCTATTCCGACTGA
- the cydB gene encoding cytochrome d ubiquinol oxidase subunit II, with translation MASFLGIDYPTWWFLLVGGVFTGYAILDGFDLGAGAWHLFFNKESSRRIALNAIGPVWDGNEVWLVIGGGALFAGFPVVYATLFSAMYIPFMLFLAFLIFRAVSIEFRSKEPMAWWRKLWDVSYSISSILLAVLLGVVLGNVLQGMAIGPDLEYTGHWLDFINPYSLLVGATALALFMMHGAIYLTMKTEGRLFLKITLLLKRSIVAFISLFLMTSLYTLLWIPHQTDHFERYPLLLVIPVLAFVAIGFIPWFARRKNYRVAFLFSSLTVSLLMILVAFTLYPVLVASTLNNAYDITIYNAASSQKSLGIMLLIAAIGVPLVASYTFFVYRTFSGKVQIDETSY, from the coding sequence ATGGCATCATTTCTAGGCATTGATTATCCCACCTGGTGGTTCCTGCTAGTTGGGGGTGTTTTCACCGGTTATGCCATCCTGGATGGATTCGACCTCGGAGCAGGAGCCTGGCATTTATTCTTCAATAAGGAGTCGAGCCGGCGGATAGCGCTGAATGCCATCGGTCCTGTATGGGACGGCAATGAGGTGTGGCTGGTTATCGGTGGTGGTGCCCTGTTTGCAGGCTTCCCGGTAGTTTATGCCACCCTGTTTTCGGCCATGTACATTCCTTTTATGCTCTTTTTGGCTTTTCTCATCTTCCGCGCAGTCTCTATTGAATTCCGTAGTAAGGAACCTATGGCCTGGTGGCGTAAACTGTGGGATGTCAGCTACAGCATTTCGAGTATCCTTTTGGCGGTCCTGCTTGGAGTTGTGTTGGGGAATGTATTGCAGGGCATGGCGATCGGCCCCGACCTCGAATACACGGGACACTGGCTGGATTTCATCAATCCTTATTCGTTGCTGGTGGGAGCAACGGCACTGGCCTTATTTATGATGCATGGCGCCATATACCTGACCATGAAAACCGAAGGCCGGTTGTTCCTCAAAATAACCTTGCTGCTCAAACGTTCCATCGTAGCATTTATATCCCTTTTCTTAATGACATCACTGTACACCCTGTTGTGGATACCGCATCAGACCGATCATTTCGAGCGGTATCCCTTGCTCCTGGTGATCCCAGTGTTGGCGTTTGTCGCTATCGGATTTATTCCCTGGTTTGCGCGTCGCAAAAATTACAGGGTGGCTTTCCTGTTTTCATCATTGACCGTAAGCTTATTGATGATCCTGGTGGCATTCACCCTGTACCCGGTCCTGGTTGCTTCTACCTTGAATAATGCATACGATATTACCATTTACAATGCCGCTTCCTCGCAAAAATCCTTAGGCATCATGTTGCTGATTGCGGCGATCGGTGTTCCATTGGTTGCCAGCTATACATTTTTCGTCTATCGAACCTTCAGCGGTAAGGTCCAAATTGATGAAACGAGTTATTAA
- a CDS encoding solute carrier family 26 protein — protein sequence MALKKWLPVLEWLPQYQKGWFRHDLVAGLTVGVMLVPQGMAYALLAGMPPIYGLYASLIPLLLYALFGTSRQISIGPVAVDAFLVLAGISVLAEPQTPDYISLVILTGLAVGVLQLILSLLRLGFLVNFLSHPVVSGFTSAAAVIIAVSQLKYLLGIKIPRFDHVYQTFYYAATHLTETHWITLIMSFAGIALILLLKRLNKNIPGALIAVILGILITWILRLDQHGLDTVGVVPQGLPRFEMPYITWQRLVQIFPTVLAVSIIGIVESVGIAKSLESKHRSYVVIPNQELLALGVSKIGGAFFQSLVTSGSFTRSAVNNDSGAKTQLSSVITMVVIVFTLIFMTGLFYYLPNAILAAIIMLATKSLFDYQGAIRLWHVHRHDFYMLILTFLVTLIFGIEEGVLAGVLLSIAMVIYRSSLPHMAILGRLPESTHYRNVTRFPEAMQEGGVVIIRFDAPLYFGNSTYFKDTIRQIILQQKEPVRAMVLDASSISDLDTSGLEALESVINQMHANQVDFMLTGVIGPVRDILYKAGLPEIIGKDNVFLNVQQAMDDYNNRRDERSARLQAKALQTNVREKKEDPSKP from the coding sequence ATGGCATTGAAGAAGTGGTTACCGGTTCTGGAGTGGTTGCCTCAATACCAAAAAGGTTGGTTCAGGCATGACCTGGTTGCCGGCCTCACCGTAGGGGTGATGCTGGTGCCACAAGGGATGGCCTATGCCCTGCTGGCAGGAATGCCACCGATTTACGGACTGTACGCCAGTCTGATCCCGTTATTGTTATACGCCCTGTTTGGTACTTCCAGGCAGATATCCATCGGCCCGGTAGCGGTGGATGCTTTTTTGGTTCTGGCAGGTATTAGCGTTCTGGCCGAACCCCAGACACCGGATTACATCTCCCTGGTCATATTGACCGGCTTAGCGGTAGGCGTATTACAATTGATCTTGAGTCTGTTGCGGCTTGGGTTTCTCGTGAACTTTTTATCGCATCCTGTGGTATCCGGCTTTACATCGGCAGCGGCAGTGATCATAGCAGTAAGTCAATTGAAATACCTGCTGGGGATCAAAATACCACGCTTTGACCATGTTTACCAGACCTTCTATTATGCGGCGACACATTTGACAGAAACACATTGGATCACTCTGATCATGAGCTTCGCGGGAATAGCGCTGATCCTTTTGCTGAAAAGATTAAACAAGAACATACCAGGCGCATTGATCGCGGTTATCCTGGGCATTTTGATCACCTGGATCCTGCGATTGGATCAGCACGGGCTGGATACGGTGGGGGTGGTGCCGCAGGGATTGCCGCGGTTTGAAATGCCGTATATCACCTGGCAACGGCTGGTACAAATCTTTCCGACGGTGCTGGCGGTTTCCATCATTGGTATAGTTGAGTCGGTCGGGATTGCCAAGAGTCTGGAATCCAAACACCGCAGTTATGTGGTAATACCGAATCAGGAACTCCTGGCGCTGGGAGTCTCCAAGATCGGCGGCGCCTTTTTTCAGTCACTGGTCACCTCGGGAAGTTTCACCCGCTCGGCGGTTAACAACGATAGCGGCGCTAAAACGCAATTATCGTCCGTGATCACCATGGTGGTCATCGTGTTTACCCTGATCTTTATGACCGGGCTTTTCTATTATCTTCCAAATGCTATCCTTGCAGCTATTATCATGCTCGCAACCAAGAGCCTTTTTGATTATCAGGGAGCGATCCGGTTGTGGCATGTTCACCGGCATGACTTTTACATGTTGATCCTGACCTTCCTGGTCACCCTGATCTTTGGGATAGAAGAAGGGGTCCTTGCGGGGGTGTTGCTTTCCATAGCCATGGTCATTTACCGCAGTTCACTTCCGCATATGGCCATCCTGGGACGGTTGCCTGAATCCACCCATTACCGGAATGTAACCCGGTTTCCGGAAGCCATGCAGGAGGGTGGGGTGGTGATCATCCGATTTGACGCACCTTTGTATTTTGGAAACTCAACGTATTTTAAAGATACCATCCGTCAGATCATTCTGCAGCAAAAAGAGCCGGTCAGAGCGATGGTGCTCGACGCCAGCAGCATCAGCGACCTGGATACCAGCGGGCTCGAGGCTTTGGAGTCGGTGATCAATCAGATGCATGCGAATCAGGTCGACTTTATGCTGACGGGAGTGATAGGCCCGGTAAGGGATATTCTTTACAAGGCAGGCTTGCCAGAGATTATTGGTAAAGACAATGTTTTCCTTAATGTTCAGCAAGCCATGGATGATTATAACAACCGGCGAGATGAACGATCGGCACGTCTTCAGGCCAAAGCACTGCAGACCAATGTCCGCGAGAAGAAAGAAGATCCTTCCAAGCCCTAA
- a CDS encoding solute carrier family 26 protein, producing the protein MKWSSILPVLSWVPNYKKSDLQGDFSAGLTVGVMLIPQGMAYAMLAGLPPIYGLYAATIPLIIYALFGTSRQLAVGPVAMVSLLTASGVGLLAEPGSVDFITLAIALSLFTGLSQFLVGVFRLGFLVNFLSYPVISGFTSAAALIIGLSQLKHLLGIKMGGSQKIYVVLGEAFSQINNIHWLTLLIGLGGMALIMGVKRIHKSIPGSLLAVIVGILVVMIFHLEGAGVKVLGDVPQGLPKFALPQFTWTNFQALLPTTLAITLVSFMESIAVATAIQSKHKTYKVDPNQELIALGISKIAGSFFQSFPVSGGFSRTAVNDQAGARTQLAAIISAILIVLTLLFLTPLFHDVPNAILASVIMVAVFGLIDVKEPVHLWHANRTDFWMLIVTFTATLMLGIIQGIGIGVLLSLVMVIYRTTRPHIAVLGRVPGTSVYRNVDRFPEIQKRADLLIIRFDAQLYFANINYFRQCLEDLVVDKGASLRAVIINAESINNMDSSAVHAVEEVVADLRARNIDLYFSSVKGPVRDAMAKGKLLGKIGDDHFFMVVQDAVNAYEHHQDKSQLAEDDQRAYTMQTNT; encoded by the coding sequence ATGAAATGGAGTTCCATACTTCCTGTCCTTAGCTGGGTGCCAAACTACAAGAAGAGTGACCTTCAGGGCGATTTTTCTGCAGGTTTGACCGTGGGAGTAATGCTGATTCCTCAGGGCATGGCATATGCTATGCTGGCCGGACTACCTCCAATCTACGGATTGTATGCCGCGACAATTCCACTGATCATTTACGCTTTATTTGGAACCTCCCGCCAGCTGGCAGTAGGGCCGGTGGCCATGGTTTCTTTGTTGACGGCCTCAGGGGTAGGTCTTCTTGCCGAACCCGGATCGGTGGATTTTATCACACTGGCGATTGCCCTGTCGCTCTTTACCGGCCTGTCGCAATTTTTAGTCGGAGTCTTCCGGCTGGGTTTTTTGGTGAATTTCTTGTCCTATCCGGTCATAAGCGGATTTACTTCAGCCGCTGCACTGATCATCGGACTCAGCCAGTTGAAGCATTTGCTGGGAATCAAAATGGGTGGAAGCCAGAAGATCTATGTCGTTCTGGGGGAAGCCTTCAGCCAGATCAATAACATCCACTGGTTGACATTGCTGATCGGTTTGGGAGGTATGGCCCTGATCATGGGCGTTAAAAGAATCCATAAATCCATCCCCGGATCGCTCCTGGCCGTAATAGTCGGGATTTTGGTGGTCATGATTTTTCACCTGGAAGGAGCCGGAGTGAAAGTCCTGGGTGACGTACCTCAGGGGTTGCCCAAATTCGCATTACCCCAGTTTACCTGGACCAATTTTCAGGCTCTCTTGCCTACCACACTGGCAATCACATTGGTAAGTTTTATGGAATCGATCGCGGTCGCCACCGCCATCCAAAGCAAGCATAAGACCTATAAAGTTGATCCGAACCAGGAGCTGATTGCGCTGGGCATTTCTAAGATAGCGGGTTCGTTTTTTCAGTCCTTTCCGGTCAGTGGCGGATTCTCCCGTACTGCAGTTAATGATCAGGCTGGCGCCCGCACCCAACTTGCAGCAATTATAAGCGCCATCCTCATCGTGCTGACCTTATTGTTTTTAACCCCTTTGTTTCACGATGTGCCGAATGCCATCCTCGCTTCCGTCATCATGGTGGCTGTCTTCGGATTGATCGATGTCAAAGAGCCTGTGCACCTCTGGCATGCCAACCGCACCGATTTCTGGATGTTGATCGTAACCTTTACAGCGACCCTTATGCTCGGTATCATTCAGGGTATCGGGATCGGCGTATTGCTGAGTCTGGTCATGGTAATATACCGGACCACGCGGCCGCACATTGCTGTGTTGGGCCGGGTGCCGGGAACAAGTGTTTATCGCAATGTTGATCGCTTTCCGGAAATTCAGAAGCGCGCTGATCTGCTGATCATTCGCTTTGATGCACAGCTTTATTTTGCAAACATCAATTATTTCCGTCAATGCCTGGAAGACCTGGTTGTGGACAAAGGTGCATCTCTCCGGGCGGTGATCATCAATGCTGAAAGTATTAACAATATGGACTCAAGCGCGGTCCATGCGGTGGAAGAAGTGGTTGCAGACCTGAGGGCCCGGAACATCGATCTCTATTTCTCAAGTGTCAAAGGCCCGGTAAGGGATGCCATGGCCAAAGGCAAATTGCTGGGTAAGATTGGTGACGATCATTTCTTTATGGTTGTACAGGATGCAGTCAACGCCTACGAGCACCACCAGGACAAAAGCCAATTAGCAGAGGATGATCAGCGCGCTTATACCATGCAAACCAATACCTGA
- a CDS encoding cytochrome ubiquinol oxidase subunit I has translation MDLEILSRIQFAFTVSFHYIYPPLSIGLGLLMVIMEGLFLKTGEVVYEQMARFWTKIFALTFGLGVATGIVMEFEFGTNWATYSRYVGDVFGSALAAEGIFAFALESGFLGILLFGWNRVSPKVHFIATLGVWFGSMFSAVWIVVANSWQQTPAGYHIVGEGLEARAEITDFWAMVFNPSSIDRMLHVWVGAFLAGAFLVMSVHAYYLLRHRHVHLSQQAIRIALVVAAVFSLTQLFTGHRSADGVSVNQPMKLAAMEGHFDSLSAADMYIMGWVDKDKEQTSGIRIPGGLSFLTHGDVHAPIQGLKSVPVTSRPGALNAIFQFYHLMVIIGMLLIVISMTGLMQWWRKKLFANRWLLWVFVWAVFLPQIGNQVGWYVAEMGRQPWVVYGMLRTSDALSKVVTANQVWFSLILFTLIYALLFILFLYLLNRKIQHGPSDDDPIDQRPKQREMATIV, from the coding sequence ATGGACCTGGAAATTTTATCCCGAATTCAATTTGCTTTTACGGTTTCCTTTCATTACATCTATCCTCCGCTGAGCATTGGGCTGGGCCTGCTGATGGTGATCATGGAAGGCCTTTTTTTGAAAACGGGTGAGGTAGTCTACGAACAGATGGCCCGCTTCTGGACCAAAATTTTTGCCCTCACCTTTGGTTTGGGAGTGGCTACCGGTATCGTCATGGAATTCGAGTTTGGAACCAACTGGGCTACCTATTCGCGCTATGTCGGCGATGTATTCGGTAGTGCCCTGGCCGCCGAAGGGATTTTCGCCTTTGCTCTGGAAAGCGGTTTTCTGGGTATCCTGTTATTCGGTTGGAACCGGGTAAGCCCTAAGGTCCACTTCATTGCCACCCTTGGTGTGTGGTTCGGATCCATGTTTTCTGCCGTATGGATCGTGGTGGCTAATAGCTGGCAACAAACGCCGGCAGGCTATCACATCGTTGGGGAGGGATTGGAAGCTCGTGCGGAGATCACCGATTTCTGGGCCATGGTGTTTAATCCTTCCAGTATAGACCGGATGCTGCATGTGTGGGTCGGAGCCTTTCTGGCAGGAGCATTCCTGGTAATGAGCGTTCATGCATATTATTTGCTGCGGCATCGTCATGTGCATCTTTCACAACAGGCCATCCGCATCGCTTTGGTTGTTGCTGCTGTCTTTTCGCTGACCCAATTGTTTACCGGCCACCGTTCGGCCGACGGCGTTTCGGTGAATCAACCGATGAAGCTGGCTGCCATGGAAGGCCATTTTGACTCTCTGTCTGCCGCGGATATGTATATCATGGGCTGGGTGGACAAGGATAAAGAGCAGACCAGTGGCATTCGTATACCGGGCGGGTTGAGTTTCCTTACCCATGGAGATGTCCATGCTCCTATCCAGGGCCTGAAATCGGTTCCCGTCACCAGTCGGCCGGGAGCCCTCAATGCCATCTTTCAGTTTTACCATTTGATGGTTATCATTGGAATGCTGCTGATCGTGATCAGTATGACCGGATTAATGCAGTGGTGGCGGAAGAAACTATTTGCTAACCGGTGGTTGCTGTGGGTGTTCGTATGGGCAGTATTCCTGCCGCAAATTGGTAATCAGGTCGGTTGGTATGTAGCGGAAATGGGCCGGCAACCCTGGGTCGTCTATGGCATGCTGCGCACATCCGATGCATTGTCCAAGGTGGTAACGGCTAACCAGGTATGGTTTTCCCTGATCCTGTTTACTTTGATCTATGCATTGCTGTTTATCTTGTTCTTATACTTATTGAACCGCAAAATTCAACATGGACCTTCGGATGATGACCCGATTGATCAGCGGCCGAAACAAAGAGAAATGGCGACAATCGTATAA
- a CDS encoding YeeE/YedE family protein — MIEFISQPWHWAVGGVCFALIIFLMTWLGRMFGISSIFRNICTMAGAGERFSYFKVNLKEERWRLVFVLGIILGGYIAAHYLASPAPVAISPKTVAHLQEWNIDASEGDGFLPVSIFNFSNPFGILLAVIGGFLVGFGTRYADGCTSGHAMTGLSHLQVQSLIAVIGFFIGGLIMTWLILPLLIG; from the coding sequence ATGATTGAATTCATCAGCCAGCCCTGGCACTGGGCAGTAGGCGGTGTGTGTTTTGCTCTGATCATCTTTCTGATGACTTGGCTGGGTCGCATGTTTGGCATCTCCTCGATCTTTCGCAACATTTGTACCATGGCCGGCGCAGGTGAGCGTTTTTCTTACTTTAAGGTCAACCTAAAAGAAGAGCGTTGGCGCCTGGTGTTCGTGCTCGGAATCATTTTGGGCGGTTACATAGCTGCACATTATCTGGCAAGTCCGGCACCGGTTGCCATCTCTCCCAAGACGGTTGCTCACCTTCAGGAGTGGAACATCGATGCCAGCGAAGGAGACGGATTTTTACCGGTATCAATTTTCAATTTTTCCAATCCCTTTGGTATCCTTTTGGCGGTTATCGGTGGGTTTTTAGTTGGTTTTGGCACCCGCTATGCGGATGGCTGTACCTCCGGTCATGCCATGACGGGATTGTCCCACCTACAGGTGCAATCGTTGATCGCCGTGATTGGATTTTTTATCGGTGGGTTGATCATGACCTGGTTAATACTTCCCCTGTTGATCGGTTAA
- a CDS encoding DNA starvation/stationary phase protection protein, whose amino-acid sequence MKTIQINRIGLDEEKAEALAKGLNELLANYQVLYLNTRGYHWNIKGEKFFELHLKFEELYTDLLVKVDEIAERVLTLGETPDHTFSDYLEKSDVAVHQDVTEGRKAIAQILDAFKIIIGKQRVLLSDSADAEDEGTNALMSDYIREQEKLVWMYAAYLG is encoded by the coding sequence ATGAAAACCATTCAGATAAACCGGATTGGTCTGGACGAAGAAAAAGCGGAAGCCCTGGCCAAAGGATTAAATGAATTATTGGCAAATTATCAGGTGTTATATCTGAACACACGTGGATACCATTGGAATATAAAGGGTGAAAAATTCTTTGAACTGCACCTTAAGTTCGAAGAGCTTTATACCGACTTACTGGTCAAGGTGGATGAGATCGCCGAACGAGTCCTGACTTTGGGAGAAACTCCGGATCATACCTTTTCCGATTACCTTGAGAAATCGGATGTGGCAGTCCATCAGGATGTCACCGAAGGCCGCAAAGCCATTGCCCAGATCCTGGATGCATTTAAGATCATCATTGGGAAACAGCGGGTTTTGCTGTCCGATTCCGCCGATGCGGAAGATGAAGGAACCAATGCACTAATGAGCGACTACATCCGCGAGCAGGAGAAGCTGGTATGGATGTATGCGGCATACCTGGGCTGA
- a CDS encoding MBL fold metallo-hydrolase — MKVEQIYTGCLAEAAYLIESEGEAVIIDPLRETQPYLEKLQKEGLKLKYIFETHFHADFVSGHVDLAQKTGATIVYGPNAETNYQIHQAKDGEIIRLGKVTFKVLHTPGHTMESTTYLLRDEKGKDHAIFTGDTLFLGDVGRPDLAIKQGELTREDLAGFLFDSLRMKIMPLADEVIVYPAHGAGSACGKNLSADTWGYLGDQKKSNYALRADMTRKEFVAEVTAGLTPPPQYFAKNAMLNKSGYASFDEVLGHGNTPLSPERFEAMVEDHEALMLDTRTAQEFAAGHVPNSIFIGIDGSFAPWVGALITDIKQPIVVIAPAGREEEVVTRLARVGYDNTLGYLEGGVEAWEKSGREIDTVESISGSELADRMRGNFNATILDSRKPTEYITQHILDAINFPLDYVNSNMDRIRRDEKYYIHCRTGYRSMVMASILKARGFHQVVDIKNGWESIEAAPIAVSDYTCPTTIPQEVIDDAVAAVV; from the coding sequence ATGAAGGTAGAACAAATTTATACCGGCTGTCTGGCAGAGGCGGCATACTTGATTGAGAGTGAAGGAGAAGCAGTGATCATTGATCCATTGCGTGAAACCCAACCTTATCTGGAAAAACTCCAGAAGGAAGGATTAAAATTGAAATATATTTTTGAGACCCACTTCCATGCAGATTTCGTTTCAGGACATGTGGATTTGGCTCAGAAGACCGGAGCGACTATCGTTTACGGTCCAAATGCGGAAACGAATTATCAAATACATCAGGCGAAAGACGGAGAAATCATCCGGTTGGGTAAAGTCACCTTCAAAGTGCTCCATACCCCTGGCCATACGATGGAAAGTACCACCTACCTGCTCCGGGATGAGAAGGGCAAGGACCATGCAATTTTCACCGGGGATACATTATTCCTGGGTGATGTGGGACGGCCGGACCTGGCCATTAAGCAGGGTGAACTGACACGGGAAGATCTGGCTGGCTTTCTGTTTGACAGCCTGCGGATGAAGATCATGCCGCTGGCAGATGAGGTAATCGTCTATCCCGCTCATGGCGCCGGTTCAGCTTGTGGAAAGAACCTGAGTGCAGACACCTGGGGATATCTCGGCGACCAGAAAAAATCAAATTATGCCCTGCGGGCTGACATGACAAGGAAAGAGTTTGTAGCGGAAGTTACAGCAGGCCTGACCCCTCCTCCCCAATACTTTGCTAAAAATGCCATGTTGAATAAATCCGGCTATGCCTCCTTTGATGAAGTACTTGGACATGGTAACACCCCGCTGTCACCGGAGCGCTTTGAGGCTATGGTTGAGGATCATGAAGCCTTGATGCTTGATACCCGCACGGCACAGGAATTTGCAGCTGGTCATGTGCCTAATTCAATATTTATCGGCATTGACGGCAGTTTTGCACCATGGGTAGGTGCCCTGATTACCGATATCAAACAACCCATTGTGGTTATCGCCCCGGCAGGACGTGAAGAGGAGGTTGTAACCCGCCTGGCACGCGTTGGATATGATAATACCCTTGGTTACCTGGAGGGAGGTGTTGAAGCCTGGGAAAAATCTGGAAGGGAGATCGACACCGTTGAATCTATCTCAGGCTCTGAATTGGCTGATCGGATGCGCGGAAACTTTAATGCGACCATATTGGATTCCCGTAAGCCTACGGAGTACATCACCCAGCATATCCTGGATGCGATCAATTTCCCGCTGGATTATGTCAATAGCAATATGGACCGGATCCGCCGCGACGAGAAATATTACATCCATTGCCGTACCGGATACCGTTCAATGGTTATGGCTTCCATCCTGAAGGCCCGTGGTTTTCATCAGGTTGTAGACATAAAAAATGGCTGGGAGTCGATTGAAGCTGCACCGATAGCCGTATCCGACTATACTTGTCCGACGACCATTCCTCAGGAGGTCATCGATGACGCGGTAGCAGCCGTTGTCTGA
- a CDS encoding YeeE/YedE family protein, producing the protein MRLLSFFLVGIFFGIVATKSEVISWFRIYEMFRFESFHMYGVIGTAVVVGAIIMALMKKLPIKTIDGKLVTYKVKPMQVKRFLFGGTIFGLGWGLIGACPGPMFTMLGHGFLIFGVVIISAVLGAFAYGSLRDHLPH; encoded by the coding sequence ATGAGATTGCTTTCTTTTTTCCTGGTTGGTATTTTCTTTGGTATCGTCGCTACCAAATCCGAGGTTATATCCTGGTTCCGCATCTATGAGATGTTCCGGTTCGAGAGCTTTCATATGTACGGTGTGATCGGTACTGCCGTAGTGGTCGGTGCTATCATAATGGCTTTAATGAAAAAGTTGCCCATAAAGACCATTGATGGGAAACTGGTAACGTACAAAGTCAAACCCATGCAGGTCAAGCGTTTTCTCTTTGGGGGAACCATTTTTGGGCTGGGCTGGGGATTGATAGGAGCTTGCCCCGGACCGATGTTCACCATGCTGGGCCATGGCTTTTTGATTTTCGGCGTCGTGATCATCAGTGCGGTACTGGGAGCGTTTGCCTATGGATCCTTGCGGGACCATCTGCCGCATTAG
- a CDS encoding rhodanese-like domain-containing protein: MEDKSCKTSRWRFLKAQLNNLLPEEFWQAILDSSSSIIIDVRTPAEFAAGHLPDAININYFGESFWKDITALPEEAEYFIYCRSGRRSIRTATLMRNGGFDNRRVFNMEGGWNEWKSRKLPVTAVENHLPSS, from the coding sequence ATGGAGGATAAATCATGTAAGACGTCTCGCTGGCGCTTCCTCAAAGCTCAACTGAATAACTTATTGCCGGAAGAATTCTGGCAGGCTATTTTGGATTCTTCGTCTTCGATCATCATCGATGTGCGCACTCCTGCGGAATTCGCCGCTGGTCATTTACCGGATGCCATCAACATCAATTATTTCGGTGAATCCTTCTGGAAAGATATTACCGCATTACCTGAAGAGGCTGAATATTTCATTTACTGCCGAAGTGGCAGGCGCAGCATCCGGACCGCTACCTTAATGCGAAATGGCGGCTTTGATAATCGCCGGGTGTTCAACATGGAAGGAGGCTGGAATGAATGGAAATCCAGAAAACTTCCGGTCACTGCTGTCGAAAACCACCTGCCCTCTTCCTGA